In Ignavibacteria bacterium, the sequence GAAAACGGAACCCGCTCTCTTGACGGCAAACCCGGAGCGGAATATTGGCAAAATCATGCCGACTATAAAATAAATGCAAATTTAAACCCTGCTACGGGAATACTAATAGGCTCCGCATCCATTATTTATTATAATTCCAGCCCGGATACACTTGATAAAATAGTATTAAGATTATACCAAAACATCAACAAAAAAGACGCTATGCGTGACTTTCCATACAAGTCAGTCAGCGATTCTGAAGGTATAAATATAAGCTCACTTACAGTCGGTAAAAAAAGCTTTAACATTCCTGCTGATACTTCACTGGAATTTACAGGCACAAATTTGATAATTAAAAATATTTCCGTAAATCCCGGAAAACAAATTACAGTTAATGTATCATGGGAATTCCGCGTCCCGAAGGAAAACGGGATCAGGATGGGACAATATGATTCCACCCTGTTTTTTATCGCTTACTGGTATCCGCAGATAGCCGTTTATGATGATATTGATGAATGGGATCTGACTGAATATACCGGCAATACAGAATTTTATAATGATTTCAATAATTATGATATAAAAATAACCGTTCCTTCGGAATTCGGCGTGTGGGCTACCGGTGATCTTCAAAATCCTCAGGACGTTCTTTCCCAGGAAATTCTTTCAGGATATTCTGAAGCAATGACCTCTCCTTCACTTATTAATATTATTTCTGCCGATGATCTGTCTTCAGGCAAACCGCTTTTCAGCAATTCAACCCAAACCAATACATGGCATTTTATTGCAAAACATGTAACTGATTTTACATTCGGAACCGGCAGCGGTTTGTTATGGGATGGCAGAACTGCAGAAGGGGTTAATAAAAAGGTTTTTGTTAACGCAGTTTATAAACCGTCTTCTGTTACTTTTTATGAAGTGTGTGATATAGCTGCTAAATCAGTTGAACTTCTTTCTAAAGAGCTTCCGGGAATTCCTTTTCCTTTTCCCAAAATTACAGTCTTCAACGGAAGGGGCGGAATGGAATCGCCGATGATGGTAAACATGGGCTCGGGCGATCAGCGTATATGGACTGTACATACAACTGTACATGAAGTGGTTCATTCGTATTTCCCGTTTTATATGGGTAATAACGAAAGAAAATATGCCTGGATGGATGAAGGTTTAACGCAGATGATTTCTGAATATATACAGTATGAAATTGATAAAACAATTGATTTCAGAGCAAGGAATGTGACCAGGTACCTTGATTATGCAGGTCAGTATGATGAAGTCCCGATGATGTATCCAAGTTACATGATCCGCGGAGAAATGTACGGAAACCATGCTTATTTCCGCCCGGCAAATGCTTTTAATATGATGCGTGATTTTATGGGTGATGCGTTATTTAAAAAAGGGCTTCAGGAATATATTAAAAGATGGAACGGCAAACACCCATCACCTTATGACCTGTTCTTCACATTTGAAGATATCACTGATGACGAGCTTGGTTGGTTTTATGAACCCTGGTTCTTTAAACAGGGCTATCCGGATCTTGCAATTGATTCTGTGTTTGCAAAAGATGATTTGCTGAAGATCGAGGTTACAAAGGAAGGGGAGCTGCCTATTCCGATAGCTTTAACTGTAAAGTTTAAGGATGGAAGCACTAAAAGAGCTTACAGGACGGTTTCTGTTTGGAAAAACGAAGAAGATGAATCCGTATGGGTGGATATTGAAACAGATAAAAAACCTTTATTGATCGAGCTTGGAAGCTCTTACATTCCTGATGCTGATACAACAAATAATTATTTACAGTTTAAATGATCCTTAAATTCCTTTTCTTTGCATTAATTCATCTGTTTTTTCCATCAGCCATTTCCTGTGATTAATCATTTCACAGGCGGCAATATCTTCCTTCAGGCTTTGCAGGTTAACTTTATAGCTATACCTTGCTTTGCATAATTTACTGCTGTATTTTATAAAATTACCGCATATTTTACGGTTACCTTTGCTTAACAGCTTATCGTTCTGAATATATTTTCTGAAATTTTCCAGCTCATTGAAAACTTCTTCAATATTTCCCAATTCATAATCTATTGTAATTCTTGCTATCCTTGCATTCACCTTCATATGAACGTCGGTATAGGTAACCTTTGATATATATTCTTTTGCGGTCTTATAATCACCGGTCTTTTCGTAAATTTTGCAGTAGCAGTAATTCCTTTCATTTTCCCTGATATCAGGAGGCAGTTTTCTGTAGTTTGATTCTATAAATTCTTCTACCCACCTGATCTCATTCTGACCTAGAGCAATTATAACAATATTTGTGAAAACTTCTTTATCAAAATACCCGCCCTGAACCCTGTTATATAGATTTTTCTCAACTATATACTTGTTCATTTCAAACATCATTTTATAGAACTCTTTTTTTCCGCTGTAAACTTTTTCTATGCATATGTTCGCAAGTATGGTTAAGCCGTCTCTCCTGTCGAATTTTTCTATAGGAGTTGCATCATTACAGAGCTCTTTTTTGATCTCATACATCAATTCTTCATTTGAAGGATCAAGCAGAAGCTTTATCTGCCTGTAAAGTAATGAAAGAACTTTGTTCTGCAAGTATGATCTTCCTTCGTTTTCAAGAAACCCGAGAATGTAAGGAAGAAAATCCAGTTCAAAATCTGTATCAACAGTAAATGATTTGTTTAAAAGGTAACGGTATCTTTGAAGGACCATTATAAGATAAAAATATGTAAGGTTATTAGATTCCGCAAGCAGAGACTTATCCGGTTTATCTTTTACCGTAGTAGCAATATAATTTCGTGAGTAAATTATATCTTTAAGTTTTTCAAGCTCAAATTTCCTTTCGTAATATCTTGCTTCAAATACCCTGGTGTTTTTTAACTGCTTTTCTGTTTGCGTGATAATCTTTTGTGCACTTTTGTCAAGACCAAGCTCCAGCAGGCTTTGTGTTACATATAATTCCCTGTCGGTTGGTATTTTTGTCATTTCAGTATATGCAAGGTAACTTTCGGTTAGCTCAGTCAGCTTGAATATTATCATACGCATAAAGCTGTCATTGTATTCAGCCGGGGAAAACAATTTATGATAAATATACTCTTTCCTGGTTTTTTCCGGGTTAAATTCAGGATGTACCAGCCTTAGATATTCAAACAGTTTTTCCGCACTTTCGTTTTTATTAAAAAAAGGAGACTTAATAAAATCACTAAGCTCTTTCATTTGCCTGGATGAGAGTTTGGAAAGTATTTCAACAAGATAAGTTTTCTGCATTAATTACAAACTTTCAATATTTAATTATCTGTTAATTTTGTTGAAAATCAGCTCATTTTAAAACAATTTAAATCTGATAATAATCTTACAAAGAGTTTTTCAAAAACATTTCTGCTTTAAATTCCAAAACTCAGTTACTGTAACAATCTTCAAAAACCTTCTATTAAAAATCCTGAAAAAGTATCACTTTTCGGCATTTGCAGTCTTTTCGCTCAAATTTTGATCAAAAAAAATTCCAAATAAGTTTCTTTGAACCAACACGCTTCCTTAATCTATCTTTGTAAGGAAAATAATTATTCTCAAATCCAATAAAAATGAAAAACAGCGTTTCAAATGAAATTGAATCTGAAAATACCGAACATAGCTTTAATACATCACAAGAAGCTCCGGACCCGGTTTATGCAACAATTGGTAGTATGCCGGGTGAAATATTCCTTCAATGGGATTCTATTAAATCCGCAAACAAATATATGATCGAAATTTCACTTAAATACCCGGTAAAGTGGCAGCAGGTTGATATTGTTAAAGACCCGGTTTACAATTTCACGGGGTTAAAACCCTCAACCGAATATCTGTTCAGGGTAGCAGCAGTTTACCCGGAAGGTACAGGTAAGTGGAGCAGGTCAATAATCAAAAAAACAAATTAATTAAATTATAAACAAATAAAACAACAAAAAACAAAATGAAAAACAAAACTATTTACATTTACACAGCAGTTTTCCTGGCATTTATTTCCGGAATAATTCCCGGCTCGATCTATTCTCAAAACAAACAGGCGCCACCGCCTCTTGAAATTCTTTACTCAAATTCAAATGGTAATGTTAATGAACCTGAATTAACAAATACTGCACCTGAACCTAAAATGAAAAGCAAAGAACTCATCCGGCTTGAAAAACAGCTTGATGCAGCAAGGCTTTCGGGCAACTCAATCGCCGCAGCAACTATTCAGGGGCAAATTGATAACTTACTCGGCAACATTCAGGTTTATCACCCGACTATGAACAGTACTGTGAATGAAGGTTCAGGCACAATATTACCTGAAACTGACTATAACCAGTCAACCATTCATTCATGGAGCATTTATTCACATGCTTTCGGTGTTGCACCTGCCAACTCAAATGTTGCAGGCAGGCTGTTCTACTGGCTTAGCCAGGATTCACAATCAGGTGCTGATACTATTAAGCTTATGTATTCAACAAATAACGGTACATCATGGTCAACATCTTTCTGGATGTCTTTGAACGGTTACAGCTTCAACAAAGATGAAATGGATATAGAAATTGTATTTGACGGCACAAATACCTGGATCTTCGGCGTAGCCGGTGTAACTAACCAGGCAGACGGCAGAAAAAAGATCCTGTTCATAAGAAGAAATGCTGTTTCAGGCACAGATTACTACTGGACCATTCTGAACTTTCCGGGAAGCGGAACAGGAATGAACTATTACAATCCCAGAATAACAAGTGATAATTCCAACTATACATCAAATGCTTATGTTATGATGATCTGTTCAATGGATTCAGCTGTTGGATCAAATCATTTCATCAAGCAAAAATATATGTATTCCAGCTCCCCTTTTGCTTCTACACCGGGCTTCACTTATACTCAGCCAAACGGTTCCAACGGATTTCACTGGGCAACTTCCGGAGGCACAACAGCAGGGCTCTACCTATATGGCGATATTGCTTACTACAAAGATGAAGGCGGTACAAATGAAAACAGGATCATGACAGTTTACAATTGTTACAACAGCGGCTTTAATAACATTTATATTGCATACCTAAGCAATTACAGCACAAGCGGCAGCAGCATGGTTGTAACTGAGTCAAATATTAATAAAGATCTTCGTATTGCATTTAACGGCGGCTCAAACAACCGTAATGGTATGATAACATACGTAAGGCAGTTTAACTCGAGTGACTGGGATATTTTTGCCCTCAAAACAGGTGTTGGAGGAAATAATGCCGGCGCATGGACAAGAGATACCATTGATTATTCAGGTGACCGTACGAGAACCTGTGATCTCATAGCAGTAAGAAACGCATCAAGCCAGTTTAAAGTATGTTATGCCCAGGATAACCCCTCTGTACCTGCGGGATTCTACAGGTCATACTCGGGTTCATCATGGAGCACAAAAATTCAGATGACTTCCTCAATACCTGATACAAACTGGGCTGAACCTCGCGCCGGGTACATTCTTGGAGGCGGTGATGATGGTATTGGTATTTGGTCTCTGACCGGCGGATATAACGGATATTGTGCAAAAAACATGCTTTCAACAACGGGAATTTCCGGGAATAATGAAAATCCTGCTGGATTCAAATTAATGCAGAATTACCCGAATCCGTTCAACCCGTCAACTACAATAAAATTCTCTGTACCTGTTAGCGGATATGTATCACTTAAAGTATTTGATATTACAGGCAAACTTGTATCAGAAATGATTAACGGGAAATTAGAAGCCGGTAATCACGAAATATACTTTAACGCTTCTAATCTCTCAAGCGGAGCTTATTTTTACAAGCTTGAAACACAGGGTTTTTCAGATATTAAAAAAATGATGTTAGTAAAATAATTACAGTTCATCTCTCCCCTCCTCATTAAGGGGGAGGGGCTTGGGGTGAAAAACTAAAGGAGGGTAACAATGTTAGACGACTTAACAAGATCTGTAAAAGAAGCAGTAAGCGATAGTATTCAGGATCCGTTGAATACAACAGGAAGCAGCTTTTTTGAAAATATTATGACCAGGTTTAAAGGCAGGCTATTGTTTTCAGCAATTTTTTTCCTCGTATTCGGAGCAGTTGCACTTTTTATAATATTAATGATTGCTTTTTTTGTTTTTAAAGCAATGTAATGCAGAATTAGGAGAAACCAAAAATGAAATTCAGGAAGTTAATTTTTCTGTTAATAATTTTTCCGGCTTTAATAACAGCGCAAAATATCAACAATACTCTCGGAGTAACCGGACAATTTAAAATTAAAGATGCTACAAACACATATTTTACACTGTCACAAAGTAACGGCTACACAGAACTAAACAAAAGTCTGAAACTGCAGGAAACCACTGACCTGAATACCGGGGTAATTTATAAAGGAACATCGCATTTTATACATAATTACAAAAATGCTTCCAATATGGGCAACAATACTTTTGTTGGAATAAACTCCGGAAACTTCACACTGGGCGGGGCTTCTTTCACACATGGTTCAATGAATACCGGCATCGGAGCTAATACATTAAGCAGCTTAACAACAGGAAGCTGGAATACAGCCCTGGGGTATCAATCTCTTAACGCCAATACTAGCGGAAACTACAATACAGCATTAGGTCATTTTGTGATGAGCTTAAATACTACCGGAAGCTTTAATATTGGTGTCGGCGGTCAAACACTCTACAACAATATCAGCGGTGTAGCAAACGTTGCTGTAGGTTACTATGCGTTGCTGAATAATATTACCGGGGGAAACAACACTGTACTTGGTACCAATGCTATGGAAATCAATACATCCGGCTCTGATAATGTTGCAATAGGTAAAAATTCACTTCAAAACAATGAAACAGGGTTCAGAAATACTGCGGTTGGTCATTCTTCTTTGACACAATCACTGGGTGCATATAACACCGCAATAGGATATGACGCTGGCTCCAATGTAACAACAGGTACAAATCTGACACTAATAGGTAATAATTCTGAACCGTCTTCAGGTACTACTCAAAACCAGGTTACACTGGGCAACAATTCTGTAACATCTCTTCGCTGTAACGTGCAGACTATAACTTCGCTTTCAGATGTAAGGGATAAAAAAAATATCAACGAGCTTTCTCTTGGGCTGAACTTTTTAATGCACCTAAAACCGCGCGAGTTCAACTGGGATAGGCGCGAATGGTATGAAAACAATAACGCAGACGGCACTAAAATGGAAAGCATTCAAACTGCAGGCTTCATTGCACAGGAACTGGACTCTGTACAGAATGAATTCAATGCTGAATGGCTTAAGCTGGTTCTTAAAGATAACCCCGAAAAATGGGAAGCAACTTACGGCAATCTTCTTCCGGTTATTGTTAAGGCAGTACAGGAGCTGAAAAAGGAAAATGACATACTTAAAGAAGAAAATTCAGTTTTAGCCGCTGAATTAAACCGGCTTAAGAACTTGGAAGCTCGTATTTCAGAGCTGGAAAACAGGCTTAACTCAACTGATGATTCTAAAAAAATTAAAAATGCCTCCAGATGAAAAGTGCAATTATCCTGTTGATAATCTTTTTTGCCCTGTTATGCTGTACCTGGGTATTTTCACAACAAAGCAGCATTACCTATGAATCAGGTTCCACCATTGAAATACAAACCGGCGCTGATGTTTGCGCAGATATAATAACTATCAACGGTTCTTATTCCGGCGGGGGTTCTATTTGTACAGGGGCTTTGCCGGTATATCTTGCTTTGTTTTATGCCGGCAATGAAAAAAATAATGTAAACTTATTCTGGAAAACCGAAAGTGAAATAAATAATTCAGGATTTGATATAGAACGAAAAACCGATGCCGGGGAATGGAGTAAACTATCTTTCATCAGGGGTTCCGGCACTACAAGTCAGCCGGTTGAATACAGCTATATTGATAAAAAGCTTAAGCCGGGTAAATATTTTTACAGATTAAAACAAATTGATTTTAACGGAAATTATGAATATTTCGATCTGGCTGTGCCGGTTATTATTTCAAAACCAACAGATTATGCCCTCGGGCAAAGCTACCCGAACCCTTCCAACCCCAAAAGCAGCATTGATTTCCAGCTGCCTGAACGAACAAAAGTGAACATCAGTGTTTATAATCTGCTCGGGCAGCTGGTTTCAACTTTAATTGATGAAGAGCTCGAAGCTGGAATTCATACTGCAGAATTCAACGGCAGCAGCCTTGCCAGCGGTACATACATTTACAGATTTCATGCCGGCTCATATACTGAAGTAAAAAAATTAATTTTAGTTAAATGATAATGTTTATTTGATCTTCAATACTCGAAAAAAAAGTTCTGTTATTCTCCGGTGCAATAAAGCACAGGCAACAGAAAGGGGGAGCCCCCTTCCCCTGTATAAATAAGAAAGGACTCCTTTTCAAAGGAGTCCTTTCAGCTATTAACAGTATATAGCAGAATATTATTTAACTAAAACCATTTTCATGGTTTTACGGAATTCACCGCTTGAAATGCTGTAATAATAAACACCGCTTGCCAGACCACCTGCATCAAATGTCACTTCATAGCTTCCGGCCGGTTTGTATTCATTAACTATCGTTGCAGATTCTTTACCTGTTAAATCATATACTTTTATAGTTACATAATTCCCTTCAGGTATGCTGTACCTGATGCCGGTTGATGGATTGAACGGGTTCGGATAATTTTGTTCAAGTGAATATTTTTCCGGTATTAAATTTCCGTTGTTCCCGTTTGAAAGTAGTGCGCCGGGATTATAAGGTGTTATATACTGAAGGTTTGCCGCAGTTGTGATAGTACGTATTAAACTTCCGGTTGTTGAATCAATTTCGTGAACCCCTCCGCCGTTAGTTACCAGGTATCTTCCATTGCCCAGTAAATATGCACCGCGGTTACCTGTAATTCCTGTCAATGTTCTGACATATGTGCCCGTTGAATCAATAATTGTAAACCCGGAATTAGGGATACTGAAAGCAGAAATTCCAATTCTACCTCCCGGTAACTTTATCAGTTGCTGAGGAAAGTTTACATCAGCAGCGGTATAAAAATTTGATAAAAAAGCGCCTGCAAGGTCATACCTTGTTATTTTGTTTGCCCCGGATGAATTTGATACAAGTATATCTCCGGTTCTTATCAATACATCAAACGGAGAGGATAACCCTGTACTTATAAAACTACCTATACTTACGCCGCCTGTATCAAACTGCTGAACAGTATTTGCGCTCGCGCCTGAACCAACAGTAACCAGAAGGTTACCGTTAGGTCTGTAACAAATACCCCTTATGTTATCGAGAATGGATGTGTTTACTCCTGAAGATGGAGCATAGAAGCCAATATATGCACCGCTTGTATCAAATTTTTGCACAACATCACTTAACTGGTCTGATACAATTATAAACCTGCCGGAAAAATGCTGCTGGGCATCTTTTGGACTTTGCAGCTGCGGTGAAGTGGTTGGAATAAAATTAGCATCCAAAAGGTCGCCGGTCTGCGCATCAAATAAATATACTTTATCATCTGTCCATTCAGGTATCATCAAAAATCTGTCTGCAGTTATCATGCTTGATACAACCGGATCAAGTTTTCCGTTTGTGTTATCTTTAACTGTTCCGTTAGCATAATAAAGTTTTGAATTATTATTATCATACAAAGAAGTTATTTCATCGTAAAAAGCTGCATACCCTCCGTTGAAGATATTTACCGGGTCGCTTATTACTGCATAAACTACTTTTCCGTCTTCAACGGATTTTGCGTCTATTAAATATCCTGTGGTGGTTTTAATGCTGTATGGCTGGTTATTGCTTAATGCTATTTTTCTTGCATCTAATTGTAATTGGCGGTTTTGTTCAGCATTGATCATAAGTTCTTTAAAACTTATTCTTGGCTTTGATATTATAGAAATTGTTGAAAAGAATAATATCAGAATAATTGATAAATATTTAAACATAAAATACTCCTTAATTAGGTTAAAATATATTTAAACTTAAATATTTAAGCTCCAAAATAACACAGATAAATAATTCTCTAAACTTAAAAAATAAAAATTTGGTGCTTAAATTATTGAAAATATTACATTAAATTTCAGAATATGAAAAACAGGATATCACTTGTTGCTGCTGTTTCTATTGGTATAGGGGGTATGATCGGAGCAGGCATATTCTCAATTCTGGGAGTTGTTGCTGAAGCTTCCGGAGCCGCAATGTGGCTCTCATTTTTAATTGGCGGAGTAGTCGCGCTGTTTTCAACTTACTCATATGCCAAGCTTGGAGCAAAATTTCCCACTGCCGGAGGAGCCGTGGAATTCCTTGTGCAGGGCTGGGGTAAAGGTACTGTTTCCGGCGGCCTGAATTTATTCATGTGGATAGGTTATGTGATCGCGATCGCATTATATGCCCAGGGATTTTCATCATATGCTATGACATTCATTACAAATAACCCTTCGCCTCTGTTAATTAAAGCGGTTGCCGCAGGTGCTGTAATACTTTTTACACTGATCAATATGCTTGGAGCAGGCGATGTGGGCAAGGCTGAAACATTTATAGTTGCTGTTAAAGTATCGATCCTTGTTCTGTTTGCAGGGGCCGGACTCTTCTTTATTAACCCGGCAAATTTAGCTCCTGTTCACTGGAACTCATCTGAATATATTTTCTTCGGAGCGGGAGTTTTATTCATAGGTTATGAAGGATTCGGTTTAATAACAAACGCAGCGGGAAATATGGATAACCCTTCCAAATCATTGCCAAAAGCCTTATACATGGCGGTTTTTATTGTAATACTTATTTATCTTGCTGTATCTATAACTGTAACCGGGAATTTAACTACCGGCCAGATAGCCGCTGCACGTGATTTCGCGCTGGCAGAAGCTGCAAAGCCATTCCTTGGTATGCTGGGTTTTAAGCTCATTGCAATTGCTGCATTGTTTTCAACAGCATCTGCAATTAACGCCACTTTGTTCGGAGGCTCAAATGTAAGTTACATGGTGGCAAAAGATGGCGAGCTTCCCGCAGTCTTTGCCCGGGATGAAATTAAAGGGGCTACTGGCGGACTCTTAATTACTTCACTGATGGTGATCTGTTTCATATTATTTTTTGACCTGGCGGGAATCGCAATGATGGGCTCAGGCGCTTTTTTGCTTGTATATGCAGCAGTTAATGCTGGACATTTGAAAATACTTAAACAAACCGGCGCAAAAGGCTGGATAGTGGTTACTTCATTGGTGTTATGTTTGATAATGTTCGTAATACTCGAGATCTATACGTTCCGTAAAGCCCCGGAGGCAGTATATACTATGATAGCGTTATTAATCGTTTCATTTGCCGCTGAGGCTGTTTGGCAAAAATTCAGGAAGTAAAAACCGTTACATTTATAAAGTAAAGGCTGTTTAAGCCTTTAAACTTCCATCACAATTTACTATTTTGCATCAATTCACTCAAACAAGCAGTCTTTTAGGGATATTTTTGTTTAATACTCCCGCTTCATTACAATTAATAATTCAATTTAGCACAAAAATTACATGTCAGCAGAAAATAAGGATAGTATAAATAAAGAATACACCGAAGTACCGGAAACCAATCCAATTATGGAATCACTCGAGCGCCCCAAAGTTGCTACGCTTGATGAAATTTTAGGCAAGCCGTTCAAAGTGCTTGATGACGGCTTTATCCGCGTAATTGATTACATGGGTTCGGATGAATCCATCGTGCAGGCAGCAAGGGTTTCATACGGCAAAGGTACAAAAAAAGTTCATGAAGACCGCGGGCTTATAAGATATTTAATGCGCCATCACCATACAACCCCGTTTGAAATGTGTGAGATAAAATTCCACGTGCGTGTGCCAATGGATTGCTGGAGGCAGTGGATCCGCCACCGCATGGCTAATGTAAATGAGTATTCCACCCGCTACAGCGTAGCGATTGATTCTGCGCAAACTACCGGAGAAGCTGAATGGCGCATCCAGGCATCAGGCAACCGCCAGGGTTCAGCAGGTTTTGCCGGCGATGCTGAAGGCAAAACACTAACGGAAAAAGAGCGTTACCTGCAGTCACTTGCCCGCGAAATTTATGATGAACGTCTTAAAATGGGAATTGCGCGCGAGCAGGCAAGAAAAGATCTGCCGCTTTCCACTTACACAGAAGCATACTGGAAAGTTGACCTGCATAATTTACTCCACTTTCTTTATTTAAGAATGGATGCGCATGCGCAGTATGAAATACGCCGCTATGCGGAGATAATGGGCCATGAAATTGTAGCTAAATGGTGTCCTGCCGTTTGGGAAGCATTTATGGATTACAGGGTGAATTCAAACAGCTTTACTAGGCTTGAAATGGAAGTATTGACCGCAATGACTCAGGGTGATAACGAAAAAGCTGTTTCACTGGGCAGATCATTTAACTGGCTGGATGATACCGGCAAACCTAAAAAGAACCGAGAACGGGCAGAATTTGAAGATAAGCTCTCAGGGCTTGGCTTAAAAGCGCCGTGGTAGTTATTTTCACAATTACATACTGCTGATAAAATTACATTCCCCTGTTTAATAGCTGGATCACATACTCAAATGGTTTCGGATCGATTT encodes:
- a CDS encoding M1 family metallopeptidase; this translates as MINKKSILLLIFLLQAGIYAQSIYVPLEYLAAYENGTRSLDGKPGAEYWQNHADYKINANLNPATGILIGSASIIYYNSSPDTLDKIVLRLYQNINKKDAMRDFPYKSVSDSEGINISSLTVGKKSFNIPADTSLEFTGTNLIIKNISVNPGKQITVNVSWEFRVPKENGIRMGQYDSTLFFIAYWYPQIAVYDDIDEWDLTEYTGNTEFYNDFNNYDIKITVPSEFGVWATGDLQNPQDVLSQEILSGYSEAMTSPSLINIISADDLSSGKPLFSNSTQTNTWHFIAKHVTDFTFGTGSGLLWDGRTAEGVNKKVFVNAVYKPSSVTFYEVCDIAAKSVELLSKELPGIPFPFPKITVFNGRGGMESPMMVNMGSGDQRIWTVHTTVHEVVHSYFPFYMGNNERKYAWMDEGLTQMISEYIQYEIDKTIDFRARNVTRYLDYAGQYDEVPMMYPSYMIRGEMYGNHAYFRPANAFNMMRDFMGDALFKKGLQEYIKRWNGKHPSPYDLFFTFEDITDDELGWFYEPWFFKQGYPDLAIDSVFAKDDLLKIEVTKEGELPIPIALTVKFKDGSTKRAYRTVSVWKNEEDESVWVDIETDKKPLLIELGSSYIPDADTTNNYLQFK
- a CDS encoding fibronectin type III domain-containing protein, with the protein product MKNSVSNEIESENTEHSFNTSQEAPDPVYATIGSMPGEIFLQWDSIKSANKYMIEISLKYPVKWQQVDIVKDPVYNFTGLKPSTEYLFRVAAVYPEGTGKWSRSIIKKTN
- a CDS encoding T9SS type A sorting domain-containing protein — encoded protein: MKNKTIYIYTAVFLAFISGIIPGSIYSQNKQAPPPLEILYSNSNGNVNEPELTNTAPEPKMKSKELIRLEKQLDAARLSGNSIAAATIQGQIDNLLGNIQVYHPTMNSTVNEGSGTILPETDYNQSTIHSWSIYSHAFGVAPANSNVAGRLFYWLSQDSQSGADTIKLMYSTNNGTSWSTSFWMSLNGYSFNKDEMDIEIVFDGTNTWIFGVAGVTNQADGRKKILFIRRNAVSGTDYYWTILNFPGSGTGMNYYNPRITSDNSNYTSNAYVMMICSMDSAVGSNHFIKQKYMYSSSPFASTPGFTYTQPNGSNGFHWATSGGTTAGLYLYGDIAYYKDEGGTNENRIMTVYNCYNSGFNNIYIAYLSNYSTSGSSMVVTESNINKDLRIAFNGGSNNRNGMITYVRQFNSSDWDIFALKTGVGGNNAGAWTRDTIDYSGDRTRTCDLIAVRNASSQFKVCYAQDNPSVPAGFYRSYSGSSWSTKIQMTSSIPDTNWAEPRAGYILGGGDDGIGIWSLTGGYNGYCAKNMLSTTGISGNNENPAGFKLMQNYPNPFNPSTTIKFSVPVSGYVSLKVFDITGKLVSEMINGKLEAGNHEIYFNASNLSSGAYFYKLETQGFSDIKKMMLVK
- a CDS encoding tail fiber domain-containing protein, yielding MKFRKLIFLLIIFPALITAQNINNTLGVTGQFKIKDATNTYFTLSQSNGYTELNKSLKLQETTDLNTGVIYKGTSHFIHNYKNASNMGNNTFVGINSGNFTLGGASFTHGSMNTGIGANTLSSLTTGSWNTALGYQSLNANTSGNYNTALGHFVMSLNTTGSFNIGVGGQTLYNNISGVANVAVGYYALLNNITGGNNTVLGTNAMEINTSGSDNVAIGKNSLQNNETGFRNTAVGHSSLTQSLGAYNTAIGYDAGSNVTTGTNLTLIGNNSEPSSGTTQNQVTLGNNSVTSLRCNVQTITSLSDVRDKKNINELSLGLNFLMHLKPREFNWDRREWYENNNADGTKMESIQTAGFIAQELDSVQNEFNAEWLKLVLKDNPEKWEATYGNLLPVIVKAVQELKKENDILKEENSVLAAELNRLKNLEARISELENRLNSTDDSKKIKNASR
- a CDS encoding T9SS type A sorting domain-containing protein, with the translated sequence MKSAIILLIIFFALLCCTWVFSQQSSITYESGSTIEIQTGADVCADIITINGSYSGGGSICTGALPVYLALFYAGNEKNNVNLFWKTESEINNSGFDIERKTDAGEWSKLSFIRGSGTTSQPVEYSYIDKKLKPGKYFYRLKQIDFNGNYEYFDLAVPVIISKPTDYALGQSYPNPSNPKSSIDFQLPERTKVNISVYNLLGQLVSTLIDEELEAGIHTAEFNGSSLASGTYIYRFHAGSYTEVKKLILVK
- a CDS encoding T9SS type A sorting domain-containing protein, giving the protein MIPEWTDDKVYLFDAQTGDLLDANFIPTTSPQLQSPKDAQQHFSGRFIIVSDQLSDVVQKFDTSGAYIGFYAPSSGVNTSILDNIRGICYRPNGNLLVTVGSGASANTVQQFDTGGVSIGSFISTGLSSPFDVLIRTGDILVSNSSGANKITRYDLAGAFLSNFYTAADVNFPQQLIKLPGGRIGISAFSIPNSGFTIIDSTGTYVRTLTGITGNRGAYLLGNGRYLVTNGGGVHEIDSTTGSLIRTITTAANLQYITPYNPGALLSNGNNGNLIPEKYSLEQNYPNPFNPSTGIRYSIPEGNYVTIKVYDLTGKESATIVNEYKPAGSYEVTFDAGGLASGVYYYSISSGEFRKTMKMVLVK
- a CDS encoding amino acid permease, coding for MKNRISLVAAVSIGIGGMIGAGIFSILGVVAEASGAAMWLSFLIGGVVALFSTYSYAKLGAKFPTAGGAVEFLVQGWGKGTVSGGLNLFMWIGYVIAIALYAQGFSSYAMTFITNNPSPLLIKAVAAGAVILFTLINMLGAGDVGKAETFIVAVKVSILVLFAGAGLFFINPANLAPVHWNSSEYIFFGAGVLFIGYEGFGLITNAAGNMDNPSKSLPKALYMAVFIVILIYLAVSITVTGNLTTGQIAAARDFALAEAAKPFLGMLGFKLIAIAALFSTASAINATLFGGSNVSYMVAKDGELPAVFARDEIKGATGGLLITSLMVICFILFFDLAGIAMMGSGAFLLVYAAVNAGHLKILKQTGAKGWIVVTSLVLCLIMFVILEIYTFRKAPEAVYTMIALLIVSFAAEAVWQKFRK